One genomic segment of Salmo trutta chromosome 8, fSalTru1.1, whole genome shotgun sequence includes these proteins:
- the LOC115199037 gene encoding normal mucosa of esophagus-specific gene 1 protein isoform X2, translating to MKNKMKFGLIQIMRRRKQVIPLMGCMALSTAGAIFASLYFLFTKNDVILNTSRNPEPWEGVDPSKPQKLVTINQKWKPIEELELVKSMTK from the exons ATGAAAAACAAAATGAAGTTTGGATTGATTCAGATTATGAGGAGGAGGAAACAG GTGATTCCTCTGATGGGCTGCATGGCATTGTCTACTGCTGGAGCCATCTTTGCCTCCCTCTACTTCCTATTTACAAAGAATGATGTCAT TTTAAATACAAGTAGAAACCCTGAACCCTGGGAGGGAGTGGACCCATCTAAACCACAGAAG CTGGTCACTATCAACCAGAAATGGAAGCCCATTGAAGAGCTGGAGCTGGTGAAGAGTATGACCAAgtga
- the LOC115199037 gene encoding normal mucosa of esophagus-specific gene 1 protein isoform X1 — protein sequence MKNKMKFGLIQIMRRRKQVIPLMGCMALSTAGAIFASLYFLFTKNDVILNTSRNPEPWEGVDPSKPQKLVTINQKWRPIEELEQVKSMTK from the exons ATGAAAAACAAAATGAAGTTTGGATTGATTCAGATTATGAGGAGGAGGAAACAG GTGATTCCTCTGATGGGCTGCATGGCATTGTCTACTGCTGGAGCCATCTTTGCCTCCCTCTACTTCCTATTTACAAAGAATGATGTCAT TTTAAATACAAGTAGAAACCCTGAACCCTGGGAGGGAGTGGACCCATCTAAACCACAGAAG CTGGTCACTATCAACCAGAAGTGGAGGCCGATTGAAGAACTGGAACAGGTGAAGAGCATGACCAAGtga